Proteins from a genomic interval of Rhodococcus rhodochrous:
- a CDS encoding oxygenase MpaB family protein, protein MERRIPRDLVNADLAVRRYADLGERWLDGMWQADPPADAVVNDDFGPTSATDAVRVALADGVDAVPDAPESLRELFAFLDDEPAWVDHDRIDNAADALVRHTPILGMVLGAASLLRGAGNFIAGKPLALTGRYVSQPAVRSVEVGEWLRHVLTRGGMRRDGGGFAFTVRVRLIHAHVRKGILASGVWDEDAWGVPIPQSYMALTMAEFGHIAVEAMQILGVRFTDRELDDIYHLWRYVGHVIGMGEELGLRTERDHIAVEDLYRLTSPGPSDEDREFVTALTEQYLVPELANLLPGTAPIRTTVARTVMHSLQRVFIGDADADALHIPDSPLKHVLGRVGPLLALVNRVQELRYPDLERTTQRAYKVRDVAMDRMRVDYRVEHDLVDAARS, encoded by the coding sequence ATGGAGCGACGTATCCCACGTGATCTCGTCAACGCCGACCTTGCTGTGCGCCGATACGCAGATCTCGGCGAGCGCTGGCTCGACGGCATGTGGCAGGCCGACCCGCCGGCCGACGCCGTGGTGAACGACGACTTCGGTCCGACCTCCGCGACCGACGCCGTGCGCGTCGCACTCGCCGACGGTGTCGACGCGGTCCCCGACGCACCCGAATCCCTGCGAGAGCTGTTCGCCTTCCTCGACGACGAACCCGCCTGGGTCGACCACGACCGCATCGACAACGCCGCCGACGCGCTCGTGCGGCACACCCCGATCCTCGGCATGGTGCTCGGTGCCGCGTCGCTGCTGCGCGGTGCCGGAAACTTCATCGCCGGAAAGCCTCTCGCGCTCACAGGCCGCTATGTGAGTCAGCCGGCCGTGCGGTCGGTCGAGGTCGGGGAGTGGCTGCGGCACGTCCTCACTCGCGGCGGAATGCGCCGCGACGGAGGCGGATTCGCGTTCACGGTGCGGGTGCGCCTGATCCACGCCCACGTGCGCAAGGGCATCCTCGCGAGCGGAGTGTGGGACGAGGACGCCTGGGGAGTGCCGATCCCGCAGTCGTACATGGCGCTGACGATGGCCGAGTTCGGGCACATCGCGGTCGAGGCGATGCAGATCCTCGGGGTGCGCTTCACCGATCGCGAACTCGACGACATCTACCACCTGTGGCGATATGTCGGGCACGTGATCGGGATGGGCGAGGAACTGGGCCTGCGCACCGAACGCGACCACATCGCGGTCGAGGACCTCTACCGGCTCACCTCGCCCGGCCCCAGCGACGAGGACCGGGAGTTCGTCACCGCGTTGACCGAGCAATATCTCGTCCCGGAGCTGGCGAACCTGCTGCCGGGCACCGCGCCGATCCGGACGACGGTCGCCCGCACGGTGATGCACTCGCTGCAGCGGGTGTTCATCGGTGACGCCGACGCCGACGCCCTGCACATCCCCGACAGCCCGCTCAAGCACGTCCTCGGGCGCGTCGGGCCGCTGCTCGCGCTCGTCAACCGCGTCCAGGAACTCCGCTATCCGGACCTCGAACGCACCACACAGCGGGCGTACAAGGTGCGCGATGTGGCGATGGACCGGATGCGCGTGGACTACCGCGTCGAGCACGACCTCGTGGACGCGGCCCGAAGCTGA
- the rpsG gene encoding 30S ribosomal protein S7, with protein sequence MPRKGPAPKRPLIADPVYGSPLVTQLVNKILLDGKKSTAERIVYQALEQAREKTGTDPVVTLKRALDNVKPALEVRSRRVGGATYQVPVEVRPGRSTTLALRWLVTFSRQRREKTMVERLANELLDASNGLGASVKRREDTHKMAEANKAFAHYRW encoded by the coding sequence ATGCCACGTAAGGGTCCCGCTCCCAAGCGTCCGCTGATCGCCGATCCGGTCTACGGTTCGCCGCTGGTCACCCAGCTGGTCAACAAGATCCTGCTGGACGGCAAGAAGTCCACCGCCGAGCGCATCGTGTACCAGGCGCTCGAGCAGGCTCGCGAGAAGACCGGTACCGATCCGGTCGTCACCCTCAAGCGCGCGCTCGACAACGTCAAGCCCGCCCTCGAGGTCCGCAGCCGTCGCGTCGGTGGTGCCACCTACCAGGTGCCGGTCGAGGTTCGCCCCGGTCGTTCCACCACGCTCGCGCTGCGCTGGCTGGTGACGTTCTCGCGTCAGCGTCGCGAGAAGACCATGGTCGAGCGGCTCGCCAACGAGCTCCTCGACGCGAGCAACGGCCTCGGCGCCTCCGTGAAGCGCCGCGAGGACACGCACAAGATGGCTGAAGCCAACAAGGCGTTCGCGCACTACCGCTGGTGA
- the fusA gene encoding elongation factor G yields the protein MAQEVLTDLNKVRNIGIMAHIDAGKTTTTERILFYTGVNYKIGETHDGASTTDWMEQEKERGITITSAAVTCFWNKNQINIIDTPGHVDFTVEVERSLRVLDGAVAVFDGKEGVEPQSEQVWRQAAKYDVPRICFVNKMDKMGADFYFTVQTIIDRLGAKPLVLQLPIGAEDAFDGVVDLVEMKALTWRGTTDIGTEATVEEIPADLADKAAEYREKLLETVAESDEELMEKYFGGEELTVAEIKAAIRKMTVNSELYPVLCGSAFKNKGIQPMLDAVIDYLPNPLDIGDVIGHQVGNEEEELRRKPSKEEPFSALAFKIAAHPFFGKLTFVRVYSGRIDSGTQVLNSTKGKKERVGKLFQMHANKENPVDEAVAGHIYAMIGLKDTTTGDTLCAQDAPIVLESMTFPDPVIQVSIEPKSKADQEKLSTAIQKLAEEDPTFSVELDDETGQTVIGGMGELHLDILVDRMKREFKVEANVGKPQVAYRETITKPVEKLEFTHKKQTGGSGQFAKVIIGLSPFVGEDGATYEFENKVTGGRIPREYIPSVDAGAQDAMQYGVLAGYPLVNLKVTLIDGAYHDVDSSEMAFKIAGSQALKEAARKAAPVILEPLMAVEVTTPEDYMGEVIGDLNSRRGQIQAMEERSGARVVKALVPLSEMFGYIGDLRSKTQGRANFSMVFDSYAEVPSNVAKEIIAKATGE from the coding sequence GTGGCACAGGAAGTGCTGACCGACCTGAACAAGGTCCGCAACATCGGCATCATGGCGCACATCGATGCCGGCAAGACCACCACCACCGAGCGCATCCTCTTCTACACCGGTGTCAACTACAAGATCGGTGAGACGCACGACGGTGCCTCGACCACCGACTGGATGGAGCAGGAGAAGGAGCGTGGTATCACCATCACCTCCGCTGCTGTGACCTGCTTCTGGAACAAGAACCAGATCAACATCATCGACACCCCCGGCCACGTCGACTTCACGGTCGAGGTCGAGCGGTCGCTGCGCGTCCTCGACGGCGCAGTCGCCGTGTTCGACGGCAAGGAGGGCGTCGAGCCCCAGTCCGAGCAGGTCTGGCGCCAGGCTGCCAAGTACGACGTTCCGCGCATCTGCTTCGTCAACAAGATGGACAAGATGGGCGCGGACTTCTACTTCACCGTGCAGACGATCATCGATCGCCTGGGCGCGAAGCCGCTGGTCCTCCAGCTCCCCATCGGTGCCGAGGATGCCTTCGACGGCGTCGTCGACCTCGTCGAGATGAAGGCGCTCACCTGGCGTGGCACCACCGACATCGGCACCGAGGCCACGGTCGAGGAGATCCCGGCCGACCTCGCCGACAAGGCTGCCGAGTACCGCGAGAAGCTGCTCGAGACGGTCGCCGAGTCCGACGAAGAGCTCATGGAGAAGTACTTCGGCGGCGAGGAACTCACCGTCGCCGAGATCAAGGCGGCCATCCGCAAGATGACCGTCAACTCCGAGCTCTACCCGGTGCTGTGCGGCTCCGCCTTCAAGAACAAGGGCATCCAGCCCATGCTCGACGCGGTCATCGACTACCTGCCGAACCCGCTCGACATCGGCGACGTCATCGGCCATCAGGTCGGGAACGAAGAAGAGGAGCTGCGTCGTAAGCCCTCGAAGGAGGAGCCCTTCTCTGCTCTCGCCTTCAAGATCGCTGCGCACCCCTTCTTCGGCAAGCTGACCTTCGTCCGCGTGTACTCCGGCCGGATCGACTCGGGCACCCAGGTGCTCAACTCGACCAAGGGCAAGAAGGAGCGCGTCGGCAAGCTGTTCCAGATGCACGCCAACAAGGAGAACCCGGTCGACGAGGCGGTCGCGGGCCACATCTACGCGATGATCGGCCTGAAGGACACCACGACCGGCGACACCCTGTGCGCGCAGGACGCCCCGATCGTCCTCGAGTCGATGACCTTCCCGGACCCGGTCATCCAGGTCTCCATCGAGCCGAAGTCGAAGGCCGACCAGGAGAAGCTGTCGACGGCCATCCAGAAGCTCGCCGAAGAGGACCCGACCTTCTCGGTCGAGCTCGACGACGAGACCGGCCAGACCGTCATCGGCGGTATGGGCGAGCTCCACCTCGACATCCTCGTCGACCGCATGAAGCGCGAGTTCAAGGTCGAGGCCAACGTCGGCAAGCCGCAGGTCGCGTACCGCGAGACGATCACCAAGCCGGTCGAGAAGCTCGAGTTCACGCACAAGAAGCAGACCGGTGGCTCGGGCCAGTTCGCAAAGGTCATCATCGGCCTCTCGCCGTTCGTCGGCGAGGACGGCGCGACCTACGAGTTCGAGAACAAGGTCACCGGCGGTCGCATCCCCCGCGAGTACATCCCGTCGGTCGACGCGGGTGCTCAGGACGCCATGCAGTACGGCGTGCTCGCCGGCTACCCGCTGGTGAACCTGAAGGTCACCCTCATCGACGGTGCGTACCACGACGTCGACTCGTCCGAAATGGCGTTCAAGATCGCCGGCTCGCAGGCACTGAAGGAAGCGGCCCGCAAGGCCGCCCCGGTGATCCTCGAGCCCCTCATGGCGGTCGAGGTCACCACGCCCGAGGACTACATGGGTGAAGTGATCGGCGACCTGAACTCCCGCCGTGGCCAGATCCAGGCCATGGAGGAACGCAGTGGTGCCCGTGTCGTGAAGGCGCTGGTTCCGCTCTCGGAGATGTTCGGTTACATCGGCGATCTGCGGTCGAAGACCCAGGGTCGTGCGAACTTCTCCATGGTGTTCGATTCCTACGCAGAGGTTCCCTCGAACGTCGCGAAGGAAATCATCGCCAAGGCGACCGGCGAGTAG
- a CDS encoding serine hydrolase domain-containing protein produces the protein MRRLPIVLSAVILTVVAACGNDTSGESPPATTSESTTSDSAATGAAPADEFQDVLDRVREDVGFPGVVARVVTPDYEWTGSSGTIGAGRSEEPGPDDHTRIGSITKTMTITALLQLAEDDRLSLEDPIGRYVPGLPNGDVATLGQLASMVSGIPSYTFDEEFQQQLFDDPEAPWTPDELLDYVRGDAPNFAPGEQFEYSNTNTIALGLVVEQVSGQSLHEYFRANVFEPLGMADTVMPTDAAIASPHLYGITEQGQPDGQTADATGWNPSWGWSAGAVISTVDDLELWGTALGTGEGVLSPEMQQLRLDSFLFDVPGATDTRAYGLGLGIENGWLGHTGELPGFNTYVGYLPERRAVVVAAVNSDIPTADGEEPVTPVANRLKEIVG, from the coding sequence GTGCGTCGACTACCGATCGTGTTGTCCGCCGTGATCCTCACCGTCGTGGCCGCCTGCGGCAACGACACCTCGGGCGAATCACCGCCCGCCACAACGTCCGAATCGACAACCTCCGATTCGGCCGCCACCGGCGCGGCGCCCGCCGACGAATTCCAGGACGTGCTCGACCGCGTCCGCGAGGACGTCGGGTTCCCTGGAGTCGTTGCGCGCGTGGTCACCCCGGACTACGAGTGGACCGGTTCGTCCGGCACGATCGGTGCGGGTCGATCGGAGGAGCCCGGCCCCGACGACCACACCCGCATCGGCAGCATCACGAAGACGATGACGATCACCGCTCTGCTGCAACTGGCGGAGGACGACCGCCTGTCGCTGGAGGATCCGATCGGTCGCTACGTGCCGGGCCTGCCGAACGGCGACGTCGCCACCCTGGGGCAGCTGGCCTCGATGGTGAGCGGTATCCCCAGCTACACCTTCGACGAGGAGTTCCAGCAGCAACTCTTCGACGATCCGGAGGCACCGTGGACCCCGGACGAACTCCTCGACTACGTACGCGGTGACGCACCGAACTTCGCTCCCGGGGAGCAGTTCGAGTACTCCAACACCAACACGATCGCGCTCGGGCTGGTCGTCGAGCAGGTTTCCGGGCAGAGCCTGCACGAGTACTTCCGGGCGAATGTCTTCGAGCCCCTGGGCATGGCCGACACCGTCATGCCCACCGACGCGGCCATCGCGTCACCGCACCTGTACGGGATCACCGAACAGGGACAGCCGGACGGGCAGACGGCCGATGCGACCGGATGGAACCCGTCGTGGGGATGGTCTGCCGGCGCGGTGATCTCCACCGTCGACGATCTCGAACTGTGGGGCACGGCCCTCGGGACGGGCGAGGGCGTCCTTTCCCCCGAGATGCAGCAGCTCCGCCTCGATTCGTTCCTGTTCGACGTCCCCGGTGCGACCGACACCCGCGCCTACGGCCTCGGGCTCGGTATCGAGAACGGCTGGCTCGGCCACACGGGCGAGCTCCCCGGTTTCAACACCTACGTGGGATACCTGCCCGAACGCCGGGCCGTGGTCGTCGCCGCGGTGAACAGCGACATCCCGACGGCAGACGGGGAAGAACCGGTGACCCCCGTGGCGAACCGGCTGAAGGAGATCGTCGGCTGA
- the tuf gene encoding elongation factor Tu, whose protein sequence is MAKAKFERTKPHVNIGTIGHVDHGKTTTTAAITKVLADKFPDLNESFAFDQIDKAPEEKARGITINISHVEYQTDKRHYAHVDAPGHADYIKNMITGAAQMDGAILVVAATDGPMPQTREHVLLARQVGVPYILVALNKADMVDDEEILELVEMEVRELLASQEFDENAPVVPISALKALEGDEKWVQSIVDLMQAVDDSIPDPVRETDKPFLMPVEDVFTITGRGTVVTGRIERGVINVNEEVEIVGIRPESTKTTVTGIEMFRKLLDQGQAGDNVGLLVRGIKREDVERGQVVVKPGTTTPHTEFEGQAYILNKEEGGRHTPFFNNYRPQFYFRTTDVTGVVTLPEGTEMVMPGDNTEMSVKLIQPVAMDEGLRFAIREGGRTVGAGRVTKIIK, encoded by the coding sequence GTGGCGAAGGCGAAGTTCGAGCGGACCAAGCCGCACGTGAACATCGGCACCATCGGTCACGTCGACCACGGCAAGACCACCACCACGGCTGCGATCACCAAGGTGCTTGCCGACAAGTTCCCCGACCTGAACGAGAGCTTCGCTTTCGATCAGATCGACAAGGCACCTGAGGAGAAGGCTCGTGGTATCACGATCAACATCTCCCACGTCGAGTACCAGACCGACAAGCGCCACTACGCGCACGTCGACGCCCCGGGTCACGCGGACTACATCAAGAACATGATCACCGGTGCCGCCCAGATGGACGGCGCGATCCTGGTCGTGGCCGCCACCGACGGCCCGATGCCCCAGACGCGTGAGCACGTGCTGCTCGCCCGCCAGGTCGGCGTTCCCTACATCCTCGTCGCCCTGAACAAGGCCGACATGGTCGACGACGAGGAAATCCTCGAGCTCGTCGAGATGGAGGTGCGCGAGCTCCTCGCTTCGCAGGAGTTCGACGAGAACGCTCCGGTCGTCCCGATCTCCGCTCTCAAGGCTCTCGAGGGTGACGAGAAGTGGGTCCAGTCGATCGTCGACCTCATGCAGGCCGTCGACGACTCCATCCCGGACCCGGTCCGTGAGACCGACAAGCCGTTCCTCATGCCCGTCGAGGACGTCTTCACCATCACGGGTCGTGGCACCGTCGTCACCGGCCGTATCGAGCGTGGCGTGATCAACGTCAACGAAGAGGTCGAGATCGTCGGCATCCGCCCCGAGTCGACCAAGACCACGGTCACCGGCATCGAGATGTTCCGCAAGCTGCTCGACCAGGGCCAGGCCGGCGACAACGTCGGTCTCCTCGTCCGCGGCATCAAGCGCGAGGACGTCGAGCGCGGCCAGGTCGTCGTCAAGCCGGGCACCACGACTCCCCACACGGAGTTCGAGGGCCAGGCCTACATCCTCAACAAGGAGGAGGGCGGCCGCCACACGCCGTTCTTCAACAACTACCGTCCGCAGTTCTACTTCCGTACCACGGACGTGACGGGCGTTGTTACCCTCCCCGAGGGCACCGAGATGGTCATGCCCGGTGACAACACCGAGATGTCCGTCAAGCTGATCCAGCCGGTCGCCATGGACGAGGGCCTCCGCTTCGCGATCCGCGAGGGTGGCCGCACCGTCGGCGCCGGTCGCGTCACGAAGATCATCAAGTGA
- a CDS encoding DUF6286 domain-containing Asp23/Gls24 family envelope stress response protein, which yields MADPTASDVGTSDDTGTGVVPPGERGSLVVKDRAIERIAAAAALGVPGVVRHSGGGILRLTGRDLPRADVTTGAKAVAVNLYIAAEWPYDAAMLTRRVHDAVERQLHDLTGMRISELNVLIVATALVEEGETDEAQPPVEYLESDIVAARTTPHPDIPTVAPLPPLAPPAAAPAAAIVAIAALALSFVAARELLIVNGTYGGAPWLRNSFEWFGRLHWHTWLAPVAGVCLVLGIVLIVVALKPRRRTHVPLQVAGPVPTVWMRRTDVARMCSAHASALTGVRTARTVVDRRRALVRISIEDETPIDEITASVRGAVAPNLAALADPVELVVEVAR from the coding sequence GTGGCTGACCCCACCGCGTCCGACGTCGGGACATCCGACGACACCGGGACCGGGGTCGTTCCCCCGGGCGAACGCGGCAGCCTCGTCGTCAAGGACCGTGCGATCGAACGCATCGCCGCGGCCGCCGCGCTCGGCGTTCCCGGTGTGGTGCGGCACAGCGGAGGTGGCATCCTGCGTCTCACCGGCCGCGACCTGCCCCGGGCCGACGTCACCACCGGCGCGAAGGCCGTCGCGGTGAATCTCTACATCGCCGCCGAATGGCCGTACGACGCGGCGATGCTCACCCGCCGGGTCCACGACGCGGTCGAACGTCAACTGCACGACCTGACGGGCATGCGCATCAGCGAACTCAACGTGCTCATCGTCGCGACCGCGCTCGTCGAGGAGGGCGAGACCGACGAGGCGCAGCCACCCGTCGAGTACCTGGAATCCGACATCGTCGCGGCGCGGACCACTCCGCATCCCGACATCCCCACCGTCGCTCCTCTGCCGCCGCTGGCGCCGCCTGCGGCCGCACCCGCCGCCGCGATCGTGGCGATCGCGGCGCTCGCCCTGTCGTTCGTCGCCGCCCGGGAACTGCTCATCGTCAACGGGACGTACGGCGGTGCCCCGTGGCTGCGCAACTCCTTCGAGTGGTTCGGCCGCCTGCACTGGCACACCTGGCTCGCACCCGTCGCGGGCGTCTGCCTCGTCCTCGGGATCGTCCTGATCGTCGTCGCCCTCAAACCCCGCCGCCGGACGCATGTGCCGCTGCAGGTCGCGGGGCCGGTGCCCACGGTGTGGATGCGGCGCACGGACGTCGCACGCATGTGCAGCGCCCACGCGTCCGCGCTCACCGGCGTGCGCACGGCCCGCACGGTCGTCGACCGTCGCCGTGCCCTGGTGCGCATCTCGATCGAGGACGAGACACCGATCGACGAGATCACCGCTTCCGTGCGCGGCGCGGTCGCCCCGAACCTCGCGGCGCTCGCCGACCCCGTCGAACTCGTGGTGGAGGTGGCTCGGTGA
- a CDS encoding TetR/AcrR family transcriptional regulator, translating to MQQRSHDTRKLLLTSAYELLERSPTARISTTALAEHAHVSIGTVYRYFPDVDAVLDELRMTAVHAITTSLSTAIGRAMDQEPEEAMVTVVESLTAAFEKHAAVLRVSYTSEEIEFGLAWAEVEGPLRPLGRIIPARLRPDLDDAALDDLVFIVMGATASLCSRIALLRPRRSDRTRMIAVTARMLLAAIESA from the coding sequence GTGCAACAGCGGAGTCACGACACTCGTAAGTTGCTCCTCACCTCTGCGTACGAGTTGCTCGAGCGCAGCCCCACCGCGCGGATCAGCACCACAGCACTCGCCGAGCACGCCCATGTGAGCATCGGGACGGTCTACCGGTACTTCCCCGACGTCGACGCCGTGCTCGACGAACTCCGCATGACCGCCGTCCACGCGATCACCACCTCACTGTCCACCGCCATCGGGCGGGCGATGGACCAGGAGCCGGAGGAGGCCATGGTGACGGTCGTGGAAAGTCTCACCGCCGCGTTCGAGAAACACGCCGCGGTACTCCGGGTGTCGTACACCTCGGAGGAGATCGAGTTCGGGCTCGCGTGGGCCGAGGTCGAAGGTCCGCTGCGGCCGCTGGGACGCATCATTCCGGCGCGGCTGCGACCGGATCTCGACGACGCAGCACTCGACGATCTCGTGTTCATCGTGATGGGAGCGACAGCGAGCCTGTGCTCGCGGATCGCTCTCCTGCGGCCCCGGAGATCCGATCGGACGCGGATGATCGCGGTGACGGCGCGGATGCTCCTCGCCGCGATCGAGAGCGCCTGA
- a CDS encoding NAD(P)/FAD-dependent oxidoreductase: protein MSNERETESTPERVVVVGAGLAAVRTAEELRRAGYEGELVLVGDETHLPYDRPPLSKEVLRGDRDDTTLRPSEFFGENRIELMLGAAARSVDTASRTLTLSDGTELGYDELVVATGLRPRRIPGLPDLAGVHVLRSLEDSRALREAIVPGARALVVGAGFIGCEVAASLRAREVEVVLVEPQPTPLASVLGAEVGALVTRLHTAEGVDVRAGVGLSEIRGDERVTSAVLGDGSEIDVDLVVLGIGSTPATEWLEGSGVEVENGVVCDGTGRTSTPHVWAVGDVASWQVPAGGRRRIEHWTNAGEQASVLAKTIMGVEAGAAAQVPYFWSDQYDIKIQGLGAVTADDTVHVVRDDGRKFLAYYERDGRLVGAVGGGLPALVMKSRAKIAAGAPIDELLTAAV, encoded by the coding sequence GTGTCGAACGAGCGGGAGACCGAGAGTACGCCGGAGCGCGTCGTCGTCGTGGGCGCCGGCCTGGCGGCGGTACGTACCGCCGAGGAGCTGCGCCGCGCCGGATACGAGGGCGAACTCGTGCTCGTCGGCGACGAGACGCACCTGCCCTACGACCGCCCGCCCCTGTCGAAGGAGGTCCTGCGAGGCGATCGCGACGACACGACCCTCCGGCCGAGCGAGTTCTTCGGTGAGAACCGCATCGAACTGATGCTCGGTGCCGCGGCCCGCTCTGTCGACACCGCGTCGCGCACCCTCACGCTCAGCGACGGCACCGAACTCGGCTACGACGAACTCGTCGTCGCCACGGGTCTGCGGCCCCGCCGCATCCCCGGTCTGCCGGATCTTGCCGGAGTCCACGTCCTGCGGTCGCTCGAGGACAGCCGCGCGCTGCGCGAGGCGATCGTTCCGGGTGCCCGCGCCCTCGTCGTCGGCGCCGGTTTCATCGGGTGCGAGGTCGCGGCGAGCCTGCGGGCGCGCGAGGTCGAGGTCGTGCTGGTCGAACCGCAGCCCACTCCGCTCGCGTCGGTGCTCGGTGCCGAGGTCGGTGCTCTTGTCACCCGCCTGCACACCGCCGAGGGTGTCGACGTGCGTGCCGGCGTCGGATTGTCGGAGATCCGCGGCGACGAACGTGTCACCTCCGCCGTCCTCGGCGACGGCAGCGAGATCGACGTCGACCTCGTGGTGCTGGGCATCGGTTCGACCCCGGCCACCGAGTGGCTCGAGGGATCGGGTGTCGAGGTCGAGAACGGTGTCGTGTGCGACGGCACGGGCCGCACCTCCACCCCGCACGTGTGGGCGGTCGGCGACGTCGCGTCCTGGCAGGTACCGGCCGGTGGGCGCAGGCGCATCGAGCATTGGACGAACGCCGGCGAGCAGGCATCCGTCCTCGCGAAGACCATCATGGGTGTCGAGGCCGGGGCGGCCGCGCAGGTGCCCTACTTCTGGAGCGACCAGTACGACATCAAGATCCAGGGCCTCGGTGCGGTCACCGCCGACGACACGGTGCACGTCGTACGCGACGACGGCCGCAAGTTCCTCGCGTACTACGAGCGCGACGGCAGGCTCGTCGGCGCTGTGGGCGGCGGCCTGCCCGCGCTGGTCATGAAGTCGCGCGCGAAGATCGCCGCGGGCGCCCCGATCGACGAGCTGCTCACCGCGGCGGTCTAG
- a CDS encoding DUF3558 domain-containing protein, with protein MNARRWCAAFATVLTTGALLTGCTRTIEGRAVPEGIGGGTGAEFTRLLTECDAVADEKIAEAVGADYVYRGFFGAICRWDGEGPTGVVKVTFNWFETGSLDHERAAAEGLGYEIENTTIEGRRALQMRRPGDPLSCGVSSGASTTGIFGWWVQYTSGGADPCEAAATLARLTLNLSS; from the coding sequence GTGAACGCCCGCCGCTGGTGCGCCGCATTCGCGACCGTCCTCACGACGGGTGCTCTGCTCACCGGATGTACCCGCACCATCGAGGGGCGGGCCGTCCCGGAGGGGATCGGCGGCGGCACGGGCGCCGAGTTCACCCGGCTGCTCACCGAGTGCGATGCCGTCGCCGACGAGAAGATCGCCGAGGCCGTGGGCGCGGACTACGTCTATCGCGGATTCTTCGGTGCGATCTGCCGCTGGGACGGTGAGGGACCCACGGGAGTAGTGAAGGTCACCTTCAACTGGTTCGAGACCGGTTCCCTCGACCACGAACGCGCCGCCGCCGAGGGACTCGGTTACGAGATCGAGAACACGACCATCGAGGGCCGGCGGGCACTGCAGATGCGCCGACCCGGCGATCCGCTGTCGTGCGGGGTCAGTTCCGGGGCGTCGACGACCGGCATCTTCGGCTGGTGGGTGCAGTACACCTCCGGGGGAGCGGACCCGTGTGAAGCTGCTGCTACGTTGGCCCGGCTCACACTGAACCTCAGCAGTTGA
- the rpsL gene encoding 30S ribosomal protein S12: MPTINQLVRKGRRDKAAKVKSAALKGSPQRRGVCTRVYTTTPKKPNSALRKVARVRLTSQVEVTAYIPGEGHNLQEHSMVLVRGGRVKDLPGVRYKIIRGSLDTQGVKNRKQARSRYGAKKEKG, from the coding sequence ATGCCAACCATCAATCAGCTGGTCCGCAAGGGCCGCCGCGACAAGGCCGCCAAGGTCAAGAGCGCGGCGCTCAAGGGCAGCCCCCAGCGTCGCGGTGTGTGCACTCGCGTGTACACCACCACCCCGAAGAAGCCGAACTCGGCTCTCCGTAAGGTCGCCCGTGTGCGCCTGACCTCCCAGGTCGAGGTCACCGCCTACATCCCCGGTGAGGGCCACAACCTCCAGGAGCACTCGATGGTGCTCGTGCGTGGCGGTCGTGTGAAGGACCTCCCGGGTGTGCGCTACAAGATCATCCGCGGCTCGCTCGACACCCAGGGTGTCAAGAACCGCAAGCAGGCCCGCAGCCGCTACGGAGCGAAGAAGGAGAAGGGCTGA
- a CDS encoding Asp23/Gls24 family envelope stress response protein, with amino-acid sequence MTSDSGAGISRIQFGAGTSTGPADPQGRTIIADAVVAKIAGLATREISGVIEVGAGTARVVGALRDRIPGARINHGQGVAVEVGERQAAIDIGIVAEYGVALHELAVAIRHNVIAAVERMTGLEVTEVNITVFDVMLHEEAAALTDDAKPRVQ; translated from the coding sequence ATGACCAGCGACAGCGGCGCAGGTATCAGCCGCATACAGTTCGGCGCCGGAACCTCCACCGGACCCGCCGACCCGCAGGGCCGCACGATCATCGCGGACGCGGTGGTGGCCAAGATCGCGGGGCTCGCGACCCGCGAGATCAGCGGCGTCATCGAGGTGGGCGCCGGCACCGCCCGCGTCGTGGGCGCACTGCGCGACCGCATCCCCGGTGCGCGCATCAACCACGGACAGGGTGTCGCCGTCGAGGTCGGTGAGCGTCAGGCCGCGATCGACATCGGCATCGTCGCCGAATACGGCGTTGCGCTGCACGAACTCGCCGTCGCCATCCGGCACAACGTCATCGCCGCGGTCGAGCGCATGACGGGACTCGAGGTCACCGAGGTCAACATCACGGTCTTCGATGTCATGCTCCACGAAGAGGCCGCGGCCCTCACCGACGACGCCAAACCCCGCGTGCAGTGA